The proteins below come from a single Mucilaginibacter mali genomic window:
- a CDS encoding DUF421 domain-containing protein, with protein MELLLNLFGEGEKLNVLQMSSRGALMFLIMLVLIRISGRRSFGMRTALDNIIAVSLGAIMSRAVVGASPLIPVVVCCLVIVLLHRAVGRLIAASKKFSRMVEGEKILLFEDGVFLKEHMKRALVCEEDLMQGVRKSALTEDMETIKKVYMERNGEISAIRK; from the coding sequence ATGGAACTCTTACTTAATTTATTTGGCGAGGGCGAAAAACTGAACGTGCTGCAAATGAGCAGCCGAGGCGCCCTGATGTTTCTGATCATGCTGGTGCTGATCCGCATTTCGGGCCGCCGGTCATTCGGGATGCGGACGGCGCTGGATAACATTATCGCCGTTTCGCTGGGCGCCATCATGAGCCGGGCCGTGGTCGGCGCCTCTCCCCTTATCCCGGTCGTTGTTTGTTGCCTGGTGATCGTGCTGCTGCACCGCGCCGTAGGTCGGCTGATCGCGGCCAGTAAGAAATTCAGCCGCATGGTGGAAGGCGAAAAGATCTTGCTATTTGAAGACGGTGTGTTCCTAAAAGAGCACATGAAACGGGCTTTGGTCTGCGAAGAAGACCTAATGCAAGGGGTGAGAAAATCGGCTTTGACCGAGGATATGGAAACAATAAAAAAAGTTTACATGGAGCGCAACGGGGAGATCAGCGCGATCCGGAAATAG
- a CDS encoding YciE/YciF ferroxidase family protein yields the protein MKTKASKNVSRTPEAESALKELFVDELKDIYWAEKHLATALPKMIKGATSEDLKNTISTHLEETKGQVTRLESVFESIGEKAAAKKCLAMEGLLKEATELLEDTDKGTEVRDVAIISAAQKVEHYEIASYGTLRTLAGTLGFSEAQSLLDETLAEEKNADSLLTQVAENYVNEAAAAEVE from the coding sequence ATGAAAACAAAAGCAAGCAAAAATGTGAGCCGCACCCCTGAAGCAGAGAGTGCGTTAAAGGAATTATTCGTTGACGAATTAAAAGATATCTATTGGGCGGAAAAACACCTGGCGACCGCCTTACCGAAAATGATCAAGGGCGCCACCTCGGAAGACCTGAAAAACACCATCAGCACGCATCTGGAGGAAACCAAAGGTCAGGTCACCCGCTTAGAAAGCGTTTTTGAATCGATTGGTGAAAAAGCCGCCGCAAAGAAATGCCTGGCGATGGAAGGTTTGCTGAAAGAAGCGACCGAGTTACTGGAAGATACCGACAAAGGTACCGAGGTACGCGATGTCGCTATTATTTCTGCCGCGCAGAAAGTGGAACATTACGAGATCGCTTCTTACGGTACGCTGCGTACGCTGGCCGGAACTTTGGGATTCAGCGAAGCGCAAAGCCTGCTGGATGAGACCTTAGCCGAAGAAAAAAATGCCGATTCCCTGTTGACCCAAGTAGCCGAAAATTACGTGAACGAAGCCGCAGCCGCCGAAGTAGAATAA
- a CDS encoding glycoside hydrolase family 88 protein has translation MEGLSPWAIAVQNLFHGQDLPALFKFDLAGYAAHIYHLNNSLWISVTCPGGAQIVLRPAYVPNDHLEITRVSKHELDISLHLKGSIGDYTVMVSFPAQEKPIIHYQTIIKPHKPLLIPFWPRDMVITGPDGQSREIAGSILVSQVGTRSGLQYIALDRPQSGALLYFQNLTALNDYARLTETSLGNTVGGSWPELGFALPPTLKNKPIPAHQEVVLSDAYIAFNPENPKDELAQARQFLELLAEIYLVLPKPETRYYPWPEMVGKGLHDLEFSHGCWSHGAGQDYLNAYVADYQTPPELMVQLAVLMPLTDYYDWCKTALPAIQKIQNGLGAFYNKKLKTVVRFLPALADQLSGEEEQLQPNVMDSWYLHHPLLNLGRLAIRGDRQGKKLFLDSLDYTIRVARHFNYEWPVLYHLETLAAVKAETQPGKGGEKDVAGLYALVMLHAWQLTQQHKYLLEAKRAAKTLQGKGFDLFYQANNTAFGANAMLWLYQETKEQLYLDLAYVCLANLLKNMQLWDCNYGYAKNYPTFFAMFPLNDAPYTAAYEEQEVFAALHNFLLYAENQPVLPAVNILVPEFLRYVVNRAPYYYPPNLPKEMLSEKVKTGQVDHQLWIAIEDIHDGWEQSGTVGQEVYGAGVAFGIIPRHFYRVPGEDFWIFLDYPTAHFRHSSGQLSFKVKGDGRLNCRMLILKIGKKALPSFTVKTTAGELVGKKVKNGHREFTVPGHSSIHIYWS, from the coding sequence ATGGAAGGACTTTCACCCTGGGCTATAGCCGTACAAAATTTATTTCATGGGCAGGATCTTCCGGCCTTGTTTAAATTTGATTTAGCGGGGTATGCTGCCCATATCTATCATCTCAATAATTCACTTTGGATAAGTGTGACCTGCCCCGGGGGCGCACAGATCGTGTTGCGTCCGGCTTACGTACCTAACGACCACCTGGAAATTACCCGGGTAAGCAAGCATGAACTTGACATTTCGCTTCATCTCAAGGGTTCGATCGGCGATTATACGGTGATGGTGAGCTTTCCGGCACAGGAGAAACCGATCATCCATTACCAAACAATCATCAAACCCCATAAGCCGCTGCTGATCCCTTTTTGGCCGCGGGACATGGTGATCACGGGGCCAGACGGACAAAGCCGGGAAATAGCGGGAAGCATCCTGGTCAGTCAGGTGGGCACGCGCTCAGGCTTGCAGTATATTGCACTGGACCGGCCTCAAAGCGGAGCATTGCTGTATTTCCAAAATTTAACTGCGTTAAACGATTATGCCCGGCTAACGGAAACCTCATTGGGCAATACGGTTGGTGGTAGCTGGCCGGAACTGGGTTTTGCTTTACCGCCGACCTTGAAAAATAAACCGATCCCCGCACACCAGGAAGTGGTGCTGTCTGATGCCTACATTGCTTTTAACCCGGAAAACCCCAAAGATGAACTGGCACAGGCCAGGCAATTTTTGGAGCTGCTGGCGGAAATCTATTTAGTGCTGCCCAAACCGGAAACCCGGTATTATCCCTGGCCGGAGATGGTCGGCAAGGGGCTCCATGACCTGGAATTCAGTCACGGCTGCTGGTCTCATGGCGCGGGACAGGACTACCTGAACGCCTATGTGGCCGATTACCAGACGCCTCCGGAATTGATGGTACAGCTTGCCGTATTGATGCCGCTGACCGATTATTATGACTGGTGCAAGACAGCGCTGCCGGCGATCCAAAAGATCCAGAACGGGCTGGGCGCTTTTTATAACAAAAAACTGAAAACAGTTGTCCGCTTTTTGCCGGCTTTAGCAGATCAGTTGAGCGGTGAGGAGGAGCAGTTGCAACCCAATGTAATGGATTCCTGGTATTTGCATCACCCGCTGCTGAATTTAGGGCGCCTGGCGATACGCGGGGATCGGCAAGGCAAAAAATTGTTTTTAGATTCTTTGGATTATACCATCCGGGTAGCGCGGCATTTTAATTATGAATGGCCTGTATTATATCACCTGGAAACGCTGGCAGCGGTCAAAGCGGAGACCCAGCCGGGCAAGGGCGGTGAAAAGGATGTCGCCGGGCTCTACGCGCTGGTGATGCTCCACGCCTGGCAGCTTACCCAACAGCATAAGTACCTGCTGGAAGCCAAGCGGGCCGCAAAAACGCTGCAAGGTAAAGGGTTCGACCTGTTTTACCAGGCTAATAACACGGCCTTTGGCGCCAATGCGATGTTGTGGCTCTACCAGGAAACCAAAGAACAGCTGTATCTGGACCTCGCCTATGTATGCCTGGCTAACCTGTTGAAGAATATGCAATTATGGGATTGTAATTACGGCTATGCCAAAAATTACCCTACCTTTTTTGCGATGTTCCCTTTGAATGATGCGCCTTACACGGCGGCTTACGAAGAGCAGGAAGTATTTGCAGCGCTTCATAATTTCTTACTGTATGCCGAAAACCAGCCTGTCTTGCCGGCAGTAAACATCCTGGTGCCGGAGTTCCTGCGCTATGTGGTCAACCGCGCGCCTTATTATTATCCGCCCAACCTGCCGAAGGAAATGCTGTCCGAAAAGGTGAAGACCGGGCAGGTAGATCATCAACTATGGATCGCGATCGAGGATATCCATGACGGCTGGGAACAGTCGGGCACGGTGGGGCAGGAAGTTTATGGGGCGGGCGTAGCTTTCGGGATCATCCCCCGGCATTTTTACCGCGTACCCGGTGAGGATTTTTGGATCTTCCTGGATTACCCGACCGCGCATTTTCGCCACAGCAGCGGGCAGCTCAGCTTTAAAGTTAAAGGCGATGGGCGCTTAAACTGCCGCATGCTGATCCTAAAAATAGGTAAAAAAGCCTTGCCATCATTCACCGTAAAAACAACAGCAGGGGAACTCGTCGGCAAAAAAGTAAAAAACGGTCATCGCGAATTCACCGTTCCGGGTCACAGTTCGATTCATATCTATTGGTCATGA
- a CDS encoding DUF2252 domain-containing protein yields MKLEERLKNFNQGLLPDRVQLKYEAMAENAFRFFRGTCHLFYEDLAAAEPLPLSPLAWICGDLHIENFGSYKGDNKLVYFDLNDFDEALLAPASYETVRMVTSIFIAFDKLGFEEEKALKMAQLFLKTYSATLAKGKAISIEPRTAKGIVCDFLTRATKSTYKDLLKKRTVSKKKSIMLSLEDERHFKLDRPLRKELKAHIQEWIQTSSDGPYNYKVIGSVFRLAGTGSIGVKRYLFLLKSTNTKNHYLLLDMKQARASSVQPYVPVQQLAWDTEAARVIGVQQRMQNVPSALLSTTEFQGDAFIIQELQPVKDSIKFKLLKDYRDMYQVVDDMAALTASAQLRSGGMQGSGTLDDLMAFGLDQGWQKAVISYAQRYAIKINQYYNEFVKDFKAGKYGD; encoded by the coding sequence ATGAAACTCGAAGAACGCCTGAAAAATTTTAATCAAGGCTTGTTGCCCGACAGAGTGCAACTGAAGTATGAGGCGATGGCCGAAAATGCTTTTCGGTTTTTCCGTGGCACCTGCCATTTGTTTTATGAAGACCTGGCAGCTGCCGAACCGCTGCCGTTGTCGCCGCTGGCCTGGATCTGCGGCGACCTCCATATCGAGAACTTCGGGAGTTACAAGGGTGATAACAAACTGGTGTATTTTGACTTGAACGATTTCGACGAAGCGCTGCTCGCGCCGGCCAGTTACGAAACCGTCCGGATGGTGACCAGTATTTTTATCGCGTTTGATAAACTGGGTTTTGAAGAAGAAAAGGCGCTGAAGATGGCGCAACTATTTTTAAAGACCTATTCGGCGACGCTCGCCAAAGGCAAAGCGATCAGCATAGAACCGAGGACAGCCAAGGGCATCGTCTGTGATTTCTTGACCAGAGCCACCAAAAGCACTTATAAAGACCTGCTCAAAAAGCGCACGGTCAGCAAAAAGAAAAGCATTATGCTTTCGCTGGAAGATGAACGGCATTTTAAGCTGGATAGACCACTGCGAAAAGAACTGAAAGCGCATATCCAGGAATGGATACAAACCAGCAGTGACGGCCCCTATAATTATAAAGTGATCGGCTCGGTATTTCGTCTGGCCGGCACGGGCAGCATTGGGGTTAAGCGCTATTTGTTCTTACTGAAAAGCACCAACACGAAAAATCATTATTTACTACTGGATATGAAACAGGCGCGGGCTTCTTCGGTGCAGCCCTATGTACCGGTGCAGCAATTGGCCTGGGATACTGAGGCGGCCAGGGTGATCGGCGTACAACAGCGGATGCAGAACGTGCCCTCGGCTTTATTGAGCACAACCGAATTTCAGGGCGATGCGTTTATTATCCAGGAACTGCAACCGGTGAAGGACAGCATCAAGTTCAAGTTACTGAAAGATTACCGGGACATGTATCAGGTCGTTGATGATATGGCAGCACTCACTGCTTCCGCGCAGTTGCGCAGTGGCGGCATGCAAGGTTCAGGCACCCTGGACGACCTGATGGCCTTCGGGCTTGACCAGGGCTGGCAGAAAGCGGTGATCTCCTATGCGCAGCGGTATGCTATTAAGATCAATCAATATTATAACGAGTTTGTGAAGGATTTTAAAGCCGGTAAGTATGGAGACTAA
- a CDS encoding PAS domain-containing sensor histidine kinase, whose product MQLTDGENLYQTVLSAPIGICILNAATLTAEIVNDKFIGIAGKPKEAILNKWYWEPFAEARPYYEAALAGVVETGEPYYADEVELMLIRHGREEWIFVTFVYAPVKNSAGEVVKVAVWVLENTRQVIERQRAETAKAAMQKERDRFNSFMMQAPAGICVLNGPDLVYEFANPSYQQLLPGRILLGRPIFEVLPEIAGTPIASILHQVYTTGEMAVIKELLIPLADHEGGPLRDRYFTFNYQARLNENDEIDGILAFVYEVTEFVESTHGTQAAYEQLRLSKEAAELGFFDMDMNKGTLEWDARCRELFGISHQDEVTYEKDFVNGLHPEDKERILNVIRNVFIKSVSNGVYDVEYRTVGVEDHKVRWVRAKGQAYFDKEDRPLRFIGSVLEITEQKEDELRKNDFIGMVSHELKTPLTSLTAIIQVAKEKLKNNTDPFIAGAMEKANVQVKRMGNMINGFLNISRLESAKLLLDKQRFDLETLIEDLVQETRLTVTSHTINFERCDHVFIVADRDKIGSVVTNLISNAVKYSPKGRTVDVECKAEGDKIRVSITDQGMGLKPQDKERVFDRYFRVENNSSKNISGFGIGLYLSAEIIRGHNGHIGVESESENGSTFYFTLPVAV is encoded by the coding sequence ATGCAGTTGACGGACGGCGAAAATTTATACCAGACGGTGCTCAGCGCGCCCATAGGCATTTGCATTCTTAATGCAGCCACCTTAACAGCCGAGATCGTCAATGATAAATTTATCGGGATCGCGGGTAAGCCGAAAGAGGCCATACTAAACAAATGGTACTGGGAACCTTTTGCTGAAGCCAGGCCTTATTATGAGGCTGCGCTGGCGGGCGTCGTAGAAACAGGGGAGCCTTATTATGCCGATGAGGTAGAATTGATGCTTATCCGGCATGGCCGCGAGGAATGGATCTTCGTCACCTTCGTTTACGCACCGGTAAAAAATAGCGCCGGCGAGGTCGTAAAAGTCGCTGTCTGGGTCCTGGAAAACACCCGGCAGGTCATCGAGCGGCAAAGGGCAGAAACAGCGAAGGCCGCCATGCAAAAAGAGCGCGACCGTTTCAATTCCTTTATGATGCAGGCGCCTGCAGGCATATGCGTTTTGAACGGCCCTGATCTGGTATATGAATTTGCTAACCCGAGCTATCAGCAATTACTCCCAGGAAGGATACTATTAGGGAGGCCCATTTTTGAAGTACTTCCGGAGATCGCCGGCACGCCTATCGCCAGTATTTTACACCAGGTATATACTACCGGCGAAATGGCGGTGATCAAAGAATTGCTGATACCGCTTGCCGATCACGAAGGCGGACCGCTCCGGGACCGCTACTTTACTTTCAATTACCAGGCACGACTCAATGAAAACGATGAAATTGACGGCATACTCGCATTTGTTTATGAAGTTACCGAATTCGTCGAGTCCACTCACGGCACACAGGCGGCCTATGAACAGCTGCGGCTGTCGAAAGAGGCCGCCGAACTTGGCTTCTTTGATATGGACATGAATAAGGGAACGCTGGAATGGGACGCCCGCTGCCGGGAACTGTTCGGCATATCACACCAGGACGAGGTCACCTATGAGAAAGACTTTGTCAACGGCCTGCACCCGGAGGACAAGGAAAGAATACTGAACGTGATCCGCAACGTTTTTATTAAGTCCGTCAGCAACGGGGTTTACGATGTGGAATACCGGACCGTTGGTGTCGAAGATCATAAGGTAAGATGGGTACGGGCCAAAGGACAGGCTTATTTTGATAAGGAGGACAGGCCGCTACGTTTTATCGGCTCAGTGCTGGAGATCACCGAGCAGAAAGAGGACGAATTGCGGAAGAACGATTTCATCGGCATGGTCAGCCATGAGCTCAAAACGCCGCTGACTTCTTTAACGGCCATCATCCAGGTAGCGAAAGAAAAACTAAAAAACAACACAGACCCATTCATCGCCGGAGCAATGGAAAAAGCGAATGTCCAGGTAAAACGGATGGGTAACATGATCAACGGCTTCCTGAACATCTCACGACTGGAGTCTGCCAAGTTGCTGCTTGACAAGCAGCGGTTCGACCTGGAGACGCTGATCGAAGATCTCGTTCAGGAAACGCGTCTTACGGTAACCAGTCATACCATCAATTTTGAACGATGTGATCATGTCTTTATAGTTGCTGACCGCGACAAGATCGGTTCGGTCGTGACCAACCTGATCTCCAACGCGGTCAAATATTCCCCCAAAGGCAGGACCGTTGATGTGGAATGCAAAGCCGAAGGTGACAAGATCAGGGTCAGCATCACCGACCAGGGGATGGGATTGAAACCGCAGGACAAAGAGCGGGTATTTGACCGCTATTTCAGGGTAGAAAATAACAGCAGCAAAAATATCTCAGGGTTTGGCATCGGCCTGTATCTAAGCGCAGAGATCATTCGCGGGCACAATGGTCATATCGGTGTCGAAAGTGAAAGCGAGAATGGATCCACTTTTTATTTTACGCTTCCGGTAGCGGTTTAG
- a CDS encoding low affinity iron permease family protein — MKKKKSFFERFSNWATAATGSSAAFIIAAATVVVWAVTGPLFHYSETWQLVINTGTTIVTFLMVFLIQKSQNKDSKAIHLKLNELLASHEGTSNRMVNIEDLTEAELDHLYKFYIRLSELAEKENDITKTHSIDAAEENHHRKTGSRQSKNK; from the coding sequence ATGAAAAAGAAAAAAAGTTTTTTTGAGCGCTTCTCCAACTGGGCCACTGCAGCTACCGGCAGCTCGGCGGCTTTTATCATTGCCGCCGCGACCGTGGTCGTCTGGGCAGTGACCGGACCGCTGTTCCACTATTCGGAAACCTGGCAACTGGTTATTAATACCGGGACGACCATCGTGACTTTTTTGATGGTATTCCTGATCCAAAAATCACAGAACAAAGATTCCAAGGCGATCCACTTGAAATTAAATGAACTGCTGGCCTCGCACGAAGGGACCAGTAACCGGATGGTCAATATCGAGGACCTGACGGAGGCGGAACTTGACCATTTGTATAAATTCTATATCCGGCTGTCGGAACTTGCCGAAAAGGAAAACGATATAACGAAGACGCATTCGATCGATGCCGCGGAAGAAAACCACCATCGCAAAACCGGTAGCCGCCAATCAAAAAACAAATGA
- a CDS encoding response regulator yields the protein MMKKILVIDDDADILDVVRETLLYERFEVQTVNNSKNIMAVADKFQPDLILLDYRLRDGDGGDICRALKEHKLFSHIPVVLFSAYVNAENELTVYGSDAVITKPFDLEDLIDTINRLTPAP from the coding sequence ATGATGAAGAAAATACTTGTCATTGATGACGACGCCGATATTTTGGATGTCGTGCGGGAGACCCTTCTTTACGAGCGGTTCGAAGTTCAAACCGTAAATAATAGTAAGAACATTATGGCTGTTGCAGATAAATTTCAGCCCGATCTGATCTTGCTGGATTACCGGCTCCGGGATGGTGATGGCGGGGATATCTGCCGTGCCCTTAAAGAACACAAGCTTTTCAGCCATATTCCGGTCGTCCTTTTCTCTGCTTATGTGAATGCCGAAAATGAATTAACTGTCTATGGCTCTGACGCCGTGATCACCAAGCCGTTTGATCTGGAGGACCTCATCGACACGATCAACAGGCTAACGCCCGCTCCCTAA
- the ligD gene encoding DNA ligase D has protein sequence MKIATYNINNINSRLDVLLRWLEEAAPDIVCLQELKSEKNNFPEQQLKAAGYNAVWKGQKSWNGVAILAKSEIKELRDDLPGGDEEFTHSRYIEAFIDGLVIGCIYLPNGNPYPGPKFDYKLRWFQRLSDHAKDLVDRDLPVILIGDYNVMPTELDTYKPEKYVNNALFRPESREAYKNLVDQGWTDAIRTLYPTERIFTFWDYMRDAYGRNAGLRLDHFLLNKKVAGRLADAQVDKHVRGWEHASDHAPVWIELADSDLPEKEETAVSTETEKPKATGDLASLLSRAPKAKMPAKLQPMKATLVREPFDDPGWLYEIKWDGYRALAVIQHHQAELISRNSISFDQFHPVADALGKWNVNAVIDGEIVVLDADGKSDFSAIQNWQRRKDGQLVYNVFDILWYEGRDLRELPLIDRKAILEAVLPTDDIIRLSKAFAVNGIEFFHAAEKAGIEGIMAKKANSAYSAGDRSKEWLKVKVERRQEVVIGAFTRNAGTEKLFSALAIGVYEKGVLRYIGKVGTGWSEKKQKEMMAEFESLITNVCPFDVEPDVDEPSQFRPRRLGAKPFWLKPELVCEVNIAEITSDGKVRQASFKGMRKDKNPKEVVLEVPEDTTTMVAGVDETQSHLKIAPHPKKAMSKKIKPEASFLDADKDNQTVKVDGCPLAFNHLSKVYWPEDGITKRDMFNYYDQVAEYMVPYLKDRPMSLNRFPNGIHGPSFYQKNVKDKVPGCMATMPHTNDKGEEKEYLVATNKASLLWMASLGCIEINPWFSRVQSPHNPDFCVIDLDPDKQHFDQVIEAAQEVRKVCESIGVKCYPKTSGSTGMHIYIPMGAKYTYDQSQMFAKIIVTLVQKQISAYTTLERMVKNRDGKMYLDFLQNRPDATIAGVYSLRPKPGATVSMPVTWDEVKPGLTMRHFTIHNSIARLKETGDLFRGVLGPGIDLQETLLKAKSVF, from the coding sequence TTGAAGATCGCGACCTATAATATTAATAACATCAACAGCCGTCTTGACGTGCTGTTAAGGTGGCTGGAAGAAGCCGCCCCGGATATCGTATGCCTGCAGGAACTCAAAAGCGAGAAGAACAATTTCCCGGAACAGCAGCTCAAAGCAGCCGGTTATAACGCCGTGTGGAAAGGGCAGAAAAGCTGGAACGGCGTAGCCATCCTTGCCAAAAGCGAAATCAAGGAACTACGTGACGACCTGCCGGGCGGAGACGAAGAATTTACGCACAGCCGCTATATTGAAGCGTTTATCGACGGCCTGGTCATCGGCTGCATTTACTTACCAAACGGCAACCCTTATCCCGGCCCGAAGTTCGATTACAAACTGCGCTGGTTTCAAAGGCTGTCCGATCATGCCAAGGACCTGGTAGACCGCGACCTGCCGGTGATCCTCATTGGCGATTATAACGTGATGCCGACGGAACTCGACACCTATAAACCGGAGAAATATGTGAATAATGCCTTGTTCCGGCCCGAGTCCCGCGAAGCGTATAAAAACCTGGTCGATCAGGGTTGGACCGATGCGATCCGGACATTGTATCCCACGGAGCGCATCTTTACGTTCTGGGATTATATGCGTGACGCTTATGGTCGAAATGCCGGATTACGCTTAGACCATTTCCTGCTCAATAAAAAAGTAGCCGGACGGCTGGCGGATGCCCAGGTCGACAAACACGTGCGCGGCTGGGAACACGCCAGCGACCATGCCCCGGTCTGGATCGAACTGGCGGACAGCGACCTGCCTGAAAAGGAAGAAACGGCTGTTTCTACTGAAACAGAAAAGCCAAAAGCCACCGGCGATCTGGCATCACTGCTTTCCCGCGCACCCAAAGCCAAAATGCCGGCTAAGCTCCAGCCGATGAAAGCGACGCTCGTGCGCGAACCCTTTGATGATCCGGGCTGGCTCTATGAGATCAAATGGGATGGTTACCGTGCGCTGGCGGTCATCCAACACCACCAGGCCGAATTGATCTCTCGTAACAGTATCTCTTTCGACCAGTTTCATCCGGTTGCCGATGCGCTGGGTAAATGGAACGTGAATGCGGTCATCGACGGCGAGATCGTTGTGCTCGATGCAGATGGCAAATCCGACTTCAGCGCTATCCAGAACTGGCAGCGGCGTAAGGACGGCCAGTTGGTGTATAATGTGTTCGATATTCTCTGGTACGAGGGGCGTGACTTACGTGAACTGCCCTTAATAGACCGCAAAGCCATACTGGAAGCGGTATTGCCCACTGATGATATCATTCGGCTCAGCAAAGCCTTCGCTGTTAATGGTATCGAGTTTTTTCATGCCGCCGAAAAAGCAGGGATCGAGGGCATCATGGCTAAAAAAGCCAATAGCGCTTACAGTGCGGGCGACCGTTCCAAAGAGTGGCTCAAAGTTAAAGTCGAACGGCGGCAGGAAGTGGTGATCGGCGCGTTCACCCGCAACGCCGGCACCGAAAAACTATTTAGCGCATTGGCCATCGGCGTTTATGAAAAAGGGGTGCTGCGCTATATCGGAAAGGTCGGCACGGGCTGGTCAGAGAAAAAGCAAAAAGAAATGATGGCTGAGTTCGAGTCGCTCATTACCAATGTCTGCCCCTTTGATGTGGAGCCCGACGTGGACGAACCCTCGCAGTTCAGGCCCCGCCGGCTTGGTGCCAAGCCGTTTTGGCTGAAACCCGAACTCGTTTGCGAAGTCAATATCGCCGAGATCACCAGTGATGGAAAAGTACGCCAGGCTTCATTCAAAGGCATGCGCAAAGACAAGAACCCGAAAGAGGTAGTCCTCGAAGTGCCGGAAGATACCACAACAATGGTAGCCGGGGTCGACGAAACCCAATCACATTTAAAAATAGCGCCTCACCCTAAGAAAGCCATGAGCAAAAAAATAAAGCCCGAAGCAAGTTTCCTGGATGCGGACAAAGACAATCAAACCGTTAAAGTCGATGGTTGCCCGTTAGCGTTTAACCACCTGTCTAAGGTCTACTGGCCCGAGGATGGGATCACCAAACGCGATATGTTCAACTACTATGACCAGGTCGCTGAATACATGGTGCCTTACCTCAAAGACAGACCCATGTCGCTTAACCGTTTCCCAAACGGCATTCATGGCCCGAGCTTTTACCAGAAAAATGTGAAGGATAAGGTGCCCGGCTGTATGGCCACCATGCCACATACCAATGACAAGGGCGAGGAAAAAGAGTATTTAGTAGCGACCAATAAAGCCAGCCTATTATGGATGGCCTCGCTGGGCTGTATCGAGATTAATCCTTGGTTCAGCCGCGTGCAGTCGCCGCACAATCCGGATTTTTGTGTCATTGATCTCGACCCCGATAAGCAGCATTTCGACCAGGTGATCGAAGCGGCGCAGGAGGTCCGAAAAGTTTGTGAGTCAATCGGCGTAAAATGTTATCCAAAAACTTCCGGTTCCACTGGTATGCACATTTACATTCCTATGGGAGCGAAATATACCTACGATCAATCGCAGATGTTCGCCAAGATCATCGTGACGCTGGTGCAAAAGCAGATATCCGCCTACACCACGCTGGAACGTATGGTCAAAAACCGCGACGGTAAAATGTATCTCGATTTTTTACAGAACCGGCCCGACGCAACGATTGCTGGGGTTTACTCGCTGCGGCCAAAGCCAGGGGCTACGGTTTCGATGCCGGTAACCTGGGACGAGGTAAAACCGGGCTTGACGATGCGGCATTTTACCATCCATAATTCGATAGCCAGGCTAAAGGAAACCGGCGACCTTTTCCGGGGTGTGCTGGGGCCCGGCATCGATCTACAGGAAACACTATTGAAAGCTAAAAGCGTTTTTTAG
- a CDS encoding inorganic diphosphatase, translating to METNTITVMIESPKGFGQKFDFDEKENRFRLNKILPAGLVFPYDFGMIPHTKGEDGDPLDIIVLEERGTFPRCLMDCRIIGAFQCEQTERDGKRMRNDRIVGVPDVSQLFSEIKELAELPESILNQLEHFFKNYNEQAGKHFRVIARLTAAQAQKLIEDGTLT from the coding sequence ATGGAGACTAACACGATCACGGTAATGATCGAAAGCCCGAAAGGCTTCGGTCAGAAATTTGACTTTGATGAAAAAGAAAACCGTTTCCGGCTGAATAAGATATTGCCGGCCGGTTTGGTCTTTCCCTATGATTTCGGCATGATCCCGCATACCAAAGGCGAGGACGGCGATCCGCTGGATATCATCGTCCTGGAGGAACGAGGGACCTTCCCGCGTTGCCTGATGGATTGCCGGATCATTGGCGCTTTCCAATGCGAACAGACCGAGCGGGACGGCAAAAGGATGCGCAATGACCGTATTGTCGGCGTCCCTGACGTATCGCAATTGTTTTCCGAGATCAAAGAGTTGGCGGAATTACCGGAGTCCATTTTAAACCAACTGGAACATTTTTTTAAAAATTATAATGAACAGGCCGGCAAGCATTTCCGGGTGATCGCCCGGCTAACTGCCGCACAGGCCCAAAAACTGATTGAAGATGGAACTCTTACTTAA